A window of Phragmites australis chromosome 2, lpPhrAust1.1, whole genome shotgun sequence genomic DNA:
TCAATATCTATAATTATAACTAATAGTTATAATCACTCTCtactatataatataatttgtTTATGCACGTAATTGCAATTGACTGCAATTGGCTGGCGCGCACATGGGATGCTGTTGGCTTGGTTGCTCGGTCCGCGCGCGGTTATGCGCATTCTACTACCTGCGAAATAATTTTTCactatatacatatacgtgTGTGACGCAAGGAAAAGAGGACTTTGAGCGTCCCTTGGGCCAAGGAAAAGTCCCGGAGCCTGGCTGCTACACAAATCACAAATGACTCGCATAGGAGGCAGCCTGAACGGTGAACAGGAGGCGGCGTCCAGAATCTCTGTTTGAGATGCAGCTAAATCGCCGAATGCTGAAGGGGCACAAACAGATTGAAGGGGGacaccaaacaaaaaagaacgtTTCGAAGTCACAAGGGTCTAAACTTGACCCATCCCAAGGGCCACTTGCCCCTTTGCTGCGTTGCAGCGCCACTGCGGCCAGCTCCAGGAGCTTCTGCAAAATCGAGTCTGCCCGCAAACGTCTTCGCAGCAGAACCCTTTTCACGCGCTACAGCGATGCGGAGGCAGCTAGCACAGTGCTGGCATCGGCAAATACGAGACACTCCCTCGTTCCTTTTAACACTATTCACATTCATGTGTCTTACATATAATTGTTATAGATAATACTTCATTCGTTCAGAAATAATAgacgtattttttttaaaaatcaaattttatgtactttaactaatatttaatcaaattataagaaattatataactagattcgTAATTTAAAATAACTTCATATTATATAGATTTTGTAACtacaaatgatatattttgtgagaaaattttaatcaaaatttaacttCGAAGATGGAGATTAGAAAACAGCTACTGTTTCTGAATGGATGAAGTATATTGTATGAGTTGTTTTTATTAGTACCTAGAAATGACGTAGATGAATTTGAGAGACAACACATGTCTAGACCACTGTACATACCGTAATAACGATGGTTAATCTTGATCACGATGAGCTGTTAGACATAACCATCATGTGACCGGCTGACTCGTTTCCGGTGCCCCTAGTGACAGCTCAAACAGCAGCACCCAGATGTTAAGTGCAACTTCCTGTTACAGTGAGATGGTCTTCTGTTCAGAGTTCAGCCTTTTTTAGTTGCTTCCAGGGACCTTTTCTGTCAGTTGCAGAGAGGTTCTTCCGGCTGACATCCTCGATTCAGCTTTTCCACATGCACCAGAATTCAGGAGCGGAGGAACTGTCAGTTGACGGAGTATTACTGAAGCAGATGTGCAcccagaaaaaaaatgaaacaagttGAGAAATGCAGAACTGGTTAACTAGATCGATTTACAAACACTAAATCGCACTGCAACCGTTGATGTCGTGACCGCTAAATCTAAACCACACAGGGGCTGCTAAATCCAAACCGCTTTTACATGCAGCAATattgagagaaaaaaagaaagaaaagaaaagaaacggaGAAGGAAAACAAATTAGTGTAGATGCAACAATGCAATGGCGCTGCTGCGTCTACCACGGCTTGAGGTCGCTCTCGAGCCCCGCGTTCCAGTCCAGAACCTTCTCCCCGGGCTTGAGGAACACGCCCTTGCCGTGCGGCAGCTTGCGCGCGAGCCCGTTCAGTATCTGGTGGAACGCGTCCCCGGGCCTGACGGGCTGGTGGAAGAGCAGGGCCTGCTTGACGGACGCGCCGGCGAGCAGGCGCTGCTTGCGGAGTATGTCGTGGAGCGGGATGGAGGTGAGGATGGAGTCGAGGCGCGGCACGTCGCGCTCGGCGACGAAGACGCTGATCTGGTCCCAGGGGATGGCGTCCGAGAAGGGCAGCACGATGTCGTCGGCGATGATGACGGGGATGCAGCCGAACACGACGGCCTCCACCAGGCGCGGGCTCCACGGCGCCCACCCCAGCGGGCACAGGCAGAAGATGGCGCGCTGCATGTCCTCGTAGTACGTCGACGGGTGCTCCGTCGAGATGTCGAACAGCGGGTTGTCCTTGAAGTTCTCCCACACCGACGCACGAGCGCCCCTGCATCCAATCCATCTCACAAATTAATACCAAACGCAATGCATACAACAGATGGCACCATCACTCATGCATGATTCTTGGCATCAACCAGGAGGTTGCTTAGTTTATTGATCAATGATCGATAGCGCGAGTGACGATTCTTGAGTCTGTTACCTTGCGTAGTAGCCGCCTTCGGGGTCGTTGCCCATGTCGTAGAAGAGGCCACGGAAGTAGACGAAGATGGAGCGCGGCGTGCCGGGGTTGATGAGGTGCGCCTGCATCTTGTGCGGGTTGGCGTAGGGCGGGATGGTGATGGACCCGTCCTGCAGGCAGACGTGGTTCCTCTGCCCGAACGTCTGCACCAGAGTCGCGCGC
This region includes:
- the LOC133909512 gene encoding probable glucuronosyltransferase Os01g0926400 isoform X2, coding for MPRKYNLNLLAKDSRCLHHMFAAEIFMHQFLLSSAVRTLHPEEADWFFTPVYTTCDLTPQGFPLPFRAPRIMRSAIQYVATTWPFWNRTEGADHFFLTPHDFGACFHYQEERAMERGILPLLRRATLVQTFGQRNHVCLQDGSITIPPYANPHKMQAHLINPGTPRSIFVYFRGLFYDMGNDPEGGYYARGARASVWENFKDNPLFDISTEHPSTYYEDMQRAIFCLCPLGWAPWSPRLVEAVVFGCIPVIIADDIVLPFSDAIPWDQISVFVAERDVPRLDSILTSIPLHDILRKQRLLAGASVKQALLFHQPVRPGDAFHQILNGLARKLPHGKGVFLKPGEKVLDWNAGLESDLKPW
- the LOC133909512 gene encoding probable glucuronosyltransferase Os01g0926400 isoform X1 — translated: MGRERRPWAAAAAAAFLLVVSCVAAAPLQPKHPRIPGNAGGVLDDDPVGKLKVFVYEMPRKYNLNLLAKDSRCLHHMFAAEIFMHQFLLSSAVRTLHPEEADWFFTPVYTTCDLTPQGFPLPFRAPRIMRSAIQYVATTWPFWNRTEGADHFFLTPHDFGACFHYQEERAMERGILPLLRRATLVQTFGQRNHVCLQDGSITIPPYANPHKMQAHLINPGTPRSIFVYFRGLFYDMGNDPEGGYYARGARASVWENFKDNPLFDISTEHPSTYYEDMQRAIFCLCPLGWAPWSPRLVEAVVFGCIPVIIADDIVLPFSDAIPWDQISVFVAERDVPRLDSILTSIPLHDILRKQRLLAGASVKQALLFHQPVRPGDAFHQILNGLARKLPHGKGVFLKPGEKVLDWNAGLESDLKPW